In Candidatus Eisenbacteria bacterium, a single window of DNA contains:
- a CDS encoding amidohydrolase family protein, which yields MHAHHIPLNLPAGAPPPCLPRPCQPEGAATATPEESLRKTLDAMNRHNIVLGFLSGADLGIVQNWVAAAPGRFIASPFIEKPGELTPQMLRQEYTARRLAGMGEIGSQLMGVAPNDPALAPYFALAEEFDVPVLIHTEGIGPPVPGFRSAAGSPLLLEEVLVRHRNLRVFVENSGYPFLDEMIAMMYQYPQLYGDLSTITWIIPRSAFHRYVEALVRAGLGNRLMFGSDQMRWPEKIDEAIEAIEEANYLTAEEKRDIFYNNAARFLRLEGGRK from the coding sequence ATGCATGCGCACCATATCCCGCTCAATCTTCCCGCTGGAGCCCCACCTCCATGCCTCCCACGCCCGTGTCAGCCCGAAGGGGCTGCGACGGCGACGCCGGAGGAGTCATTGCGGAAGACCCTCGACGCGATGAACCGCCACAACATCGTCCTGGGATTCCTGAGCGGCGCCGACCTGGGCATCGTCCAGAACTGGGTCGCGGCGGCCCCCGGCCGGTTCATCGCTTCGCCCTTCATTGAGAAGCCCGGTGAGCTCACGCCGCAGATGCTCAGGCAGGAGTACACGGCGAGACGCCTGGCCGGCATGGGTGAGATCGGATCGCAGCTCATGGGCGTGGCGCCAAACGATCCGGCGCTGGCCCCGTACTTTGCACTGGCGGAGGAGTTCGATGTCCCTGTCCTCATTCACACCGAAGGGATTGGTCCACCGGTACCGGGGTTCCGCTCGGCCGCGGGCAGTCCGCTCCTCCTCGAGGAGGTGCTGGTTCGACATAGGAACCTCAGAGTGTTCGTCGAGAACAGCGGGTATCCGTTCCTCGACGAGATGATCGCGATGATGTATCAATATCCTCAACTCTACGGCGATCTGTCGACGATCACTTGGATCATCCCGCGCTCTGCGTTTCACCGGTACGTCGAGGCCCTCGTTCGCGCCGGCCTCGGGAACCGCTTGATGTTTGGCTCCGACCAGATGCGATGGCCCGAGAAGATTGACGAGGCGATCGAAGCGATCGAGGAGGCGAATTACCTGACCGCCGAGGAGAAGCGAGACATCTTCTACAACAACGCGGCCCGGTTTCTGCGCCTTGAAGGGGGACGTAAGTAG
- a CDS encoding alpha/beta hydrolase, protein MSRAVLDGLTLAYERAGSGDPIVFIHGALIADVFRPLVTESALASGHELVVYHRRGYTGSTHAAGALTVAQHAADCRALLRHLGIERTHMVGHSYGGAVALQLALDSPELIESLALLEPAVFGGQAYLDALSKGQERSRREGAEVVIDDFLKMRFGADYRPRLDRVLPGSFAQAVVDAPTWFEQEIPGLGAWTFNEDEAQRITQPVLAVLGGESDTLWPRFGETHRRLLSSLPNVEGVVIAGVNHGMLVQDPAAVASTLATFFRRHPISR, encoded by the coding sequence ATGAGCCGGGCGGTCCTCGATGGCCTCACGCTCGCCTACGAACGCGCCGGCTCGGGTGATCCGATCGTGTTCATACACGGAGCGCTCATTGCAGACGTGTTTCGGCCGCTTGTCACCGAGTCTGCACTCGCGAGTGGGCATGAGCTGGTCGTTTATCATCGCCGCGGCTACACGGGCAGCACGCACGCTGCCGGCGCACTCACGGTTGCGCAACATGCCGCGGATTGCCGCGCCTTACTGCGGCACCTCGGCATCGAGCGTACTCACATGGTCGGGCACTCATACGGCGGTGCCGTCGCACTCCAGCTGGCGCTCGACTCACCGGAGTTGATCGAGTCGTTGGCGCTACTCGAACCGGCGGTCTTCGGCGGTCAAGCGTATCTGGATGCACTATCGAAGGGTCAGGAACGCTCTCGACGAGAGGGCGCCGAAGTCGTGATCGACGACTTCCTGAAAATGCGGTTTGGAGCGGACTACCGCCCCCGACTTGATCGGGTGCTGCCAGGTTCCTTCGCCCAAGCCGTCGTGGACGCCCCGACATGGTTCGAGCAGGAGATCCCCGGTTTGGGAGCGTGGACGTTCAACGAGGATGAGGCGCAGCGAATCACGCAGCCGGTCCTGGCTGTGCTCGGCGGGGAAAGCGACACGCTCTGGCCTCGCTTTGGCGAGACCCATCGGCGGCTTCTGTCGTCGCTGCCCAATGTCGAGGGTGTCGTCATTGCAGGTGTGAACCACGGGATGTTGGTCCAGGATCCCGCTGCGGTCGCCTCGACGCTTGCCACGTTCTTCCGGCGCCATCCAATCTCCCGCTGA
- a CDS encoding NAD(P)/FAD-dependent oxidoreductase, whose protein sequence is MTEQQLGSVVIGGSQAGLAVGYHLRQRGLPFVILDENDRVGAAWRNRWDSLRLFTPGRYNGLPGMPFPGSPGAYPTKDETADYLEAYARAFELPVRTGVKVDRLAKTGDRFEVTCGQQALSAENVVVATGAFNNPRVPSFARELDQSIVQLHSKEYRNPSQIQKGAVLVVGAGNSGAEIAMELAPHHQTWLSGPDTGQEPARAGTRLDHLLTPMMWFVATRLTVKTALGRKLRDHFLDPPRGIPLGRVRRKDFAPAGIERVPRMTGVKNGNPILENGRVLEVSNVIWCTGYAPNYNWIDLSLPSHNGLPIHDRGIVDACPGLYFIGLLFLYSLSSALVGGVGRDAEHIVDHIVSTRLSKKDDAAARATTAGRQYA, encoded by the coding sequence ATGACTGAGCAGCAGCTTGGATCAGTCGTCATCGGTGGAAGCCAAGCAGGCTTGGCTGTCGGCTACCACCTCAGGCAAAGGGGGCTGCCGTTCGTCATCCTCGACGAGAACGACCGCGTCGGTGCTGCCTGGCGGAATCGGTGGGATTCGTTGCGTCTGTTTACACCGGGCCGTTACAACGGGTTGCCGGGAATGCCGTTTCCGGGTTCGCCCGGGGCCTATCCGACAAAGGACGAGACCGCCGACTATCTCGAGGCGTATGCCCGTGCATTCGAGCTTCCTGTCCGAACCGGTGTCAAGGTCGACCGGCTGGCGAAGACGGGGGATCGATTCGAAGTGACATGTGGTCAGCAGGCGCTCTCCGCCGAGAACGTGGTCGTGGCGACCGGCGCCTTCAACAACCCGAGAGTTCCGTCGTTCGCGCGCGAGCTGGATCAGAGCATCGTCCAACTCCACTCGAAGGAGTACCGCAACCCATCCCAAATTCAGAAAGGCGCAGTGCTGGTCGTGGGCGCCGGGAACTCCGGGGCGGAGATCGCCATGGAACTCGCTCCCCATCATCAGACATGGTTATCCGGCCCGGACACGGGGCAGGAGCCTGCCCGGGCCGGAACTCGTCTCGATCACCTGCTCACGCCCATGATGTGGTTCGTGGCAACCCGGTTGACGGTCAAGACGGCGCTTGGAAGGAAGCTCCGCGACCACTTTCTCGATCCCCCTCGTGGAATTCCCCTCGGGAGGGTGCGACGAAAGGACTTTGCCCCGGCAGGCATCGAACGAGTGCCGCGTATGACCGGGGTGAAGAATGGAAATCCCATCCTCGAGAATGGAAGGGTCCTCGAGGTGTCGAACGTCATTTGGTGCACCGGCTACGCACCCAATTACAACTGGATCGATCTCTCGCTGCCCAGCCACAATGGCCTTCCCATTCATGATCGAGGCATCGTCGACGCCTGTCCGGGTCTTTACTTCATTGGGCTCCTCTTTCTCTACTCGCTGAGTTCGGCGCTGGTGGGAGGTGTGGGGCGCGATGCCGAGCACATCGTCGACCACATCGTTTCCACGCGACTGTCAAAAAAAGACGACGCTGCGGCCAGAGCGACAACCGCTGGGAGGCAGTATGCGTAA